The Thermacetogenium phaeum DSM 12270 genome segment ACCCAGGCCGGGGAGAAGGCGAGGGGGGCGGTACTCGCTTCCGACGGCTTTATGCCCTTCCCGGACACCCTTGAATATGCCGCCAAGAGCGGCGTTACCGCTGTGATTCAGCCCGGCGGTTCGATCCGGGATGAGGAAGTGATCGCCGCTGCCGATGCCGCAGGGATGGCGATGGTCTTCACCGGCAGGCGTCACTTCAAGCATTAGTGCACAGCATAAGTCCGTTTCCAAGGCCTTGTAATAAACGGGAAGATTTTCCGACGGCGGAGCTGATGGTGTGGTTGATTGAGGGGTTATCCTTGTCGGCGCAGCGACCTTGCGGAGGTTGTTACTAGCCTTGACGAAGAAGCATAGCAAGCAGCCGAATCGAGACAGGGTGTCGAGATAGGCGACTCTGCGGCAGGGATGCCGTCATATGAGCCGGTGGTTGCTTGTCTGGCGACAACTCTTAGGGCGAGTGAGACCGAAAGATCCGGGAGCAAGCACAAGGATAAATCGAAACGTATTTTCAGGACAGCACAATTATCGGCGGTCGGTAGTTGCCGGCAGGCTCTTGCCTGCCGGGTTGACAATCAGGGTAATGCTTAATTCAAACAAAACTAACGACGGGCCGCTTTGACCGGGAGGAAAGAGATGAGAGTTCTGGTAGTTGGCGGGGGTGGGCGGGAGCACACCCTGGTCTGGAAGCTCAAGCAGAGCCCTCTGGTGAAAAAAATTTACTGTGCCCCTGGAAACGGGGGGATCGCCAGTGATGCCGAGTGTGTGGCCATTCAGGGAGATGACGTGCAGGCCCTGGCCGACTTTGCGAGCCGGGAGAGGATCGACCTGACGATAGTGGGGCCGGAGGCGCCCCTTGTGGCCGGGATCAGGGACGTTTTCGAATCCCGGGGGCTCCGGTTGTTCGGCCCTACCGCCGGGGCCGCCCTCCTCGAGGGAAGCAAGGTTTTTGCCAAGAGGAGGATGCAGAGGTACGGCATTCCCACGGCATCGTGCGAGGTTTTCGATGATCCGGAGGCCGCCCTGCGTTATGTCCGAAGAGCCGGCAGGTGTGTGGTGAAGGCGGACGGCCTGGCGGCAGGCAAGGGGGTAATCGTTGCCGGGAGTCCCGCAGAGGCGGAGGAGGCCGTGCGGCTGATCATGGTGGAAAGGGCCTTCGGAGATGCGGGGAAGGCCGTGGTGGTTGAGGAGTTGCTGGAAGGGGAAGAGGTTAGCGTGCTGGCCTTTACCGACGGCAAAAGTATCAAGCCCCTTGTGGCCTCCCAGGACCACAAGCGGGCCTACGACGGGGATACCGGCCCTAACACAGGTGGAATGGGGGCGTACTCACCCCCACCGGTTTACACAGAGGAGCTGCATGAGCGGGTTTGCAGGGAAATCCTGGAGCCTCTGATCCGCGGACTGGCCGGCGATGGGATTGTGTACCAGGGGGTAATCTATGCCGGACTGATGATCACCTCAAAGGGGCCTTATGTTCTGGAGTTCAACTGCCGCTTTGGCGATCCGGAGGCCCAGGTTGTGATCCCGCGGCTGAAAACGGACCTGGTTGAGGTCGTAGAGGCCGTCCTGGATGAGCGGCTGGATGGTATCCGATTGGAGTGGGACCCGCGAGCTGCCGCCTGCGTAGTCCTGGCCTCCGGTGGCTACCCGGGGCGCTACGAGAAGGGGAAGGTAATCGCCGGGCTGAATGAGGTGCCCCCGGATGTGCTGGTCTTTCACGCCGGTACGGGACTGGCCGAAGGCAAACTGGTCACCAGCGGAGGAAGGGTGCTGGGTGTTACCGGTTTTGGCGCCACAGTGCGAGAGGCGGTGGATCGGGCTTACGCCGGGGTGGAGAAGATCCGCTTCGACGGTATGCACTTCCGGCGGGATATCGCCCACCGAGCCCTCAAATCCGGGGGGTGATCCTGTGATCCGCCTGGAAGACGTTCAGCAGAACCCGGAGGTTGAGGTGCTGATGAGAAAGGTCCACGAGTACCTGTCAACCATGCTGGCCATCACCCATGATGAGGAGCACGCCCGCCATGTGGCCAGTTTGAGCTACCGCATCCTGAAGGTGTTGGGATATCCGGAGCGGGAGGCAGAGCTGGCGGCTATAGCCGGGTATATGCACGATATCGGAAATGTCGTCAACAGGTATGAGCACGGCCGGAGCGGGGCGCTGATCGCCTTTCACCTGTTGCTGCGCATGGGGATGCCGCCGGAGGAGATTGCCACGGTGATCGCCGCCATCGGCAACCATGAGGAAAGGTCGGGAACTGCTGTGAGCAATGTGGCGGCAGCGGTCATTCTGGCAGATAAATCCAATGTGCATTATACCAGGGTCCGCAAGGAGGATGAGGCCACCTTCACCACCCGCGATCGGGTGAACTACGCTGCCCGGGAATCGTATCTGGAAGCCGACCCGGAAAGAAAAGAAATCGTCATGAACCTGAAAATCGACACCACCATCTGTTCGGTGATGGAGTATTTTGAAATCTTCATGACCAAAATGCTCCTCTGCCGGAGGGCGGCCAACTTTCTCAACTGCCGCTTCGGGCTGGTGATCAACGGAAGCCGCTTTCTTTAAAGCCATTTTGAAAGCCATTTTGGCGGCATTGCTCTCAAGCAGGGTTATCCCTGCTTTTATTTTTTTCTCCGGCTGGATACTAACGCATTCGTGCTTGGATTGGGCTGTGCTTTCTCCTTGCTTAGTTGGACGTTGGCTGCCTGAAGTTTCCTGCGTCTTGCCCGTGGGAAGATTGATTGTTCGCTGCTGTACCCCAGGTCTTCAGCGTAATGGTGCTCAATGAACTGAAACCGGAATAAATCACCCCCCATCGTTGAACAATAATTGGGGGTGTTGGGATCATGTTCTTAAAAGTGCTGTTGATCCTCTTGGCGGGAGCGGCGGTTGCGCTGTACGAAGTGCCGCGCCTGTTAAAACGGCAGATGCACCGTGAATTCTTCGCTTTCTGTGTCCTGTTCTTCATCGGGGTCGGTCTCACCGTTGCCCTGGCCCTCGACCTGCCCCTTCCTAACCCAACCAGTGTTGTGGAATTTGTCTTTGGCCCTCTCAGCAGAATGATATATTCCAGGTAGGGAGCATCCTTTAGGTCGGCCTTCACATTGCGGTTTAAATGACAGCTTCTCAAAGCTTCTCCATTCATTTTTGAACAAGTATACAATATTTACGGCGGCAATCTCTTGATATGCTTGCGGGGGATGCTATAATTTTTGTTAAAAGCAGATGGGTAAAGGGGCAAAGGCGTCCCTCCGACAGAGCGTTTGTCAGGAGGGATGCTTTTTTGGCAGGATGGGAGGGGGAACTGTTGTGCCTCACATCAATGTGCTGCTCGGCATTTCTTCAGAGGAATTGCGGGAGGGTATGAAGGATATCCTCACCGGGTCCGGATGCCGGATTTTGGCCGAAGCTACCAGTGTCCCCGATCTCCTCCGAAAAGTCAGGACCATCTCTTGCGATCTCGTAATTATGGATCTTCAATTAAGCGGCGGAAGTGTTCTGGAAGCCGCCAGGATCGTCGAAGAGGACGACCTGTCAGTGGTGTTGCTCCTGGTGAGCGACCTGAGCACCCAGGAGGTGCGTGATTTTCACTATCTGGTGTTACCTGTTGCCAGAAGGAGTGTTATTGCTGCAATAGATGCCGTTATGTTATACAAGAACCGCGTCCAGAGCCTGCGCAAGGATTTGCGTAAATTGAGAGAGGCCATGAATAACCGCAAGCTGATCGAAAGGGCCAAGGGAATTTTGATGAAGAGCCTCGGGCTCGATGAGCAGGACGCTTACAGGCTGCTTCAAAAACAGAGTATGGACAGGGGTGTACCGATGAAGGATATAGCTGCCGCTGTTATCCTGGCCAGTGAAATCGAAGGGAATAAGTAGGCCAGGTCTGAGGCTTCTTTATTCCCGTTGGGGTAATTCGAACAATAATACGTCTAACAAATGACATGAGATCCGGGGTACGAAGGTGTATCCCGCCAGCTTAAAGGAGAGGGCAACGGCGTCTTCTGGATATGAGGCAATATCCGAAGGCGTCTTTTTGTTTATTGAACAGGGGGAGCAGAGATGAGAAAAGAAGGGGAAGTAAGGATACCGTCTGGTTGCGCCGTGGCAGGTATCATCAACCGATCGGGGAAGGTTTTCTCCGCCCAGAAAATCGTTAGTTCCATCGCCAATATGAGGAACCGTTCCAATGGTTTGGGGGGAGGATTCGCGGGTTACGGCATCTACCCGGAGATGAAGGACTGTTATGCCCTGCATCTTTTTTACCGGACTACTGCCGCCCGCCAGGAAACGGAAGAGTTTCTGCGCAGACATTTTCAGATCAAAGCCGCTGAAATGATCCCCACCAGGAAGAACCGCTTTATTTCAGATGCTCCTGACATCTGGAGGTATTTTCTGCTTCCAAAAGATGACAGGTGCCACTTATCGGGGATTGATGAGGAGGATTATGTGGCACGCTGTGTCATGAGGATCAACAGCGAATTTCCTGGAGCTACAGTGGCCTCCGGTGGCAAAAACATGGGCGTTTTCAAGGCGGTCGGTTATCCGGAGGATGTGGCGGATTTCTACCGGCTGGAAGATTATCAGGCGTATCTCTGGATGGCCCATGGGAGGTTTCCCACCAATACTCCGGGCTGGTGGGGGGGCGCCCACCCCTTCACACTGCTGGATTGGGCGGTCGTGCATAACGGCGAAATTTCTTCCTATGACGCCAACCGCAGATACCTGGAGATGCGCGGTTACCGGTGCAACCTGCAGACCGACACCGAGGTGATTACCTATCTTTTAGATCTCCTGGTAAGGAAGGACGGGTTACCTCTCCGGACGGCGCTTGGGATCATGGCGGCACCTTTTTGGGATGAGATCGATCTGATGGATGAGGGGTCCGCCCGTACCTGGCGGGCACTTCGGGTGGTCTACGGCAGCGCTCTTTTGAACGGCCCCTTTTCGATTATCGTTGGCTGCCGTTGGGGGATGATCGCCATGAACGACCGCATCAAGCTGCGTCCCTTGGTGGCTGCCGTAAAGGGGGATTATGTTTTCGTTGCCAGCGAGGAATCGGCCATTCGGGCGATCTGTCCCTGCCCTGATCTGCTCTGGGCACCAAAGGGAGGAGAGCCTGTCTACGGTCTGTTGGAAGATAAATCCGGCCGGGCAGAGAGCCGGCTTTAGATGCAGCCGGGTTGTGTGAGGAGGGAGAGCTTATGGCGATGAGTCTCAGAACGGCGTTATATACGATCCAGAGAGACCCCGAACGCTGTATTGCCTGCCGGGTTTGTGTGCGGCAGTGCGCTTATGGCGTCCACCGTTGGGATGAGGAAACCGGACAGATTATCTCCGACGATGATTTGTGTGTTAACTGCCATCGCTGCGTGGTCTTCTGCCCGACAAAGGCGTTGACTGTTAGCAGAACGCCTTTGGAGTATACCGACAATGACAACTGGCAGAGAAGCGACATCGACCAGATCTACCTGCAGGCGGAAACCGGCGGAGTTTTGCTAACCGGTATGGGCAATGACCGTCCTTATCCGATTTACTGGGACCGCCTTTTGCTGAACGCCAGCCAGGTTACCAATCCTTCCATTGATCCCCTGCGCGAACCGGTTGAGCTGAAGACGATACTGGGACGCAAGCCGGATGCTCTTGAACTGCGTGATGGCGTCCTCAAAGAGCACTTACCTCCGCAGCTGGAACTGGATGTACCGATCATGTTCAGCGCCATGTCCTTTGGAGCGGTAAGCTTGAATACCCATAAATCCCTGGCGCGCGCTGCCGTCAGTGAGGGGATTTACTGGAACTGCGGGGAGGGCGGATTGCACCCCGATCTGGCTCCTTATGCAGAACGCCTTATCGTTCAGGTGGCTTCAGGGCGGTTTGGAGTAAACGTCGATTACCTCAATCAGGCTGCTGCTGTGGAAATCAAAATCGGCCAGGGAGCCAAACCAGGTATCGGCGGGCATCTGCCCGGACACAAGGTGGGCAAGGAAGTCAGCAGGACTCGCATGATCCCTCTTGGCAGTGATGCCATTTCTCCTGCTCCTCATCATGACATCTACTCCATCGAGGACCTCCGGCAGTTGATCTACTCGCTGAAAGAGGCTACCGGGTATCGAAAGCCTGTCGCCGTCAAGATTGCGGCGGTTCATAATGTGGCAGCCATCTCTTCCGGTGTGGTCAGAGCCGGAGCGGACATTCTCGTTATTGACGGTTTTAGGGGAGGAACCGGAGCAGCTCCCCTGCGGATAAGGGATAATGTGGGCATCCCTATTGAACTGGCGCTGGCTGCCGTTGACACTCGGCTACGGGAAGAGGGGATTCGCAATCAGGCTTCACTGGTGATCTCCGGTGGGATCCGGAACAGTTCGGATGTTGTTAAAGCGATTGCTCTGGGAGCAGATGCGGTCTATCTGGGCACTGCTGCACTCATCGCTCTCGGTTGCCATATGTGTCAGAAGTGTTACCGGGGGAAGTGCAGTTGGGGGATAGCCACAACCGACCCTTATCTGGCGAAGCGGCTGAATCCGGATATCGGTGCCCGCAGGGCGTCCAATCTGATCCGGGCCTGGAAGCATGAAATCAAGGAAATGCTCGGGGGAATGGGCATCAACGCCATTGAAAGCTTACGGGGTAATCGCCTGGCCTTGCGGGGGGTCGATCTGACGGAGCGAGAACTGGAGATAC includes the following:
- a CDS encoding class II glutamine amidotransferase, giving the protein MRKEGEVRIPSGCAVAGIINRSGKVFSAQKIVSSIANMRNRSNGLGGGFAGYGIYPEMKDCYALHLFYRTTAARQETEEFLRRHFQIKAAEMIPTRKNRFISDAPDIWRYFLLPKDDRCHLSGIDEEDYVARCVMRINSEFPGATVASGGKNMGVFKAVGYPEDVADFYRLEDYQAYLWMAHGRFPTNTPGWWGGAHPFTLLDWAVVHNGEISSYDANRRYLEMRGYRCNLQTDTEVITYLLDLLVRKDGLPLRTALGIMAAPFWDEIDLMDEGSARTWRALRVVYGSALLNGPFSIIVGCRWGMIAMNDRIKLRPLVAAVKGDYVFVASEESAIRAICPCPDLLWAPKGGEPVYGLLEDKSGRAESRL
- a CDS encoding glutamate synthase-related protein; the protein is MAMSLRTALYTIQRDPERCIACRVCVRQCAYGVHRWDEETGQIISDDDLCVNCHRCVVFCPTKALTVSRTPLEYTDNDNWQRSDIDQIYLQAETGGVLLTGMGNDRPYPIYWDRLLLNASQVTNPSIDPLREPVELKTILGRKPDALELRDGVLKEHLPPQLELDVPIMFSAMSFGAVSLNTHKSLARAAVSEGIYWNCGEGGLHPDLAPYAERLIVQVASGRFGVNVDYLNQAAAVEIKIGQGAKPGIGGHLPGHKVGKEVSRTRMIPLGSDAISPAPHHDIYSIEDLRQLIYSLKEATGYRKPVAVKIAAVHNVAAISSGVVRAGADILVIDGFRGGTGAAPLRIRDNVGIPIELALAAVDTRLREEGIRNQASLVISGGIRNSSDVVKAIALGADAVYLGTAALIALGCHMCQKCYRGKCSWGIATTDPYLAKRLNPDIGARRASNLIRAWKHEIKEMLGGMGINAIESLRGNRLALRGVDLTERELEILQVKAAGE
- the purD gene encoding phosphoribosylamine--glycine ligase, with the translated sequence MRVLVVGGGGREHTLVWKLKQSPLVKKIYCAPGNGGIASDAECVAIQGDDVQALADFASRERIDLTIVGPEAPLVAGIRDVFESRGLRLFGPTAGAALLEGSKVFAKRRMQRYGIPTASCEVFDDPEAALRYVRRAGRCVVKADGLAAGKGVIVAGSPAEAEEAVRLIMVERAFGDAGKAVVVEELLEGEEVSVLAFTDGKSIKPLVASQDHKRAYDGDTGPNTGGMGAYSPPPVYTEELHERVCREILEPLIRGLAGDGIVYQGVIYAGLMITSKGPYVLEFNCRFGDPEAQVVIPRLKTDLVEVVEAVLDERLDGIRLEWDPRAAACVVLASGGYPGRYEKGKVIAGLNEVPPDVLVFHAGTGLAEGKLVTSGGRVLGVTGFGATVREAVDRAYAGVEKIRFDGMHFRRDIAHRALKSGG
- a CDS encoding HD domain-containing protein; this translates as MIRLEDVQQNPEVEVLMRKVHEYLSTMLAITHDEEHARHVASLSYRILKVLGYPEREAELAAIAGYMHDIGNVVNRYEHGRSGALIAFHLLLRMGMPPEEIATVIAAIGNHEERSGTAVSNVAAAVILADKSNVHYTRVRKEDEATFTTRDRVNYAARESYLEADPERKEIVMNLKIDTTICSVMEYFEIFMTKMLLCRRAANFLNCRFGLVINGSRFL
- a CDS encoding ANTAR domain-containing response regulator: MPHINVLLGISSEELREGMKDILTGSGCRILAEATSVPDLLRKVRTISCDLVIMDLQLSGGSVLEAARIVEEDDLSVVLLLVSDLSTQEVRDFHYLVLPVARRSVIAAIDAVMLYKNRVQSLRKDLRKLREAMNNRKLIERAKGILMKSLGLDEQDAYRLLQKQSMDRGVPMKDIAAAVILASEIEGNK